A portion of the Blautia hansenii DSM 20583 genome contains these proteins:
- a CDS encoding methylglyoxal synthase translates to MITNEYVTFTIGKKKNIALIAHDNEKPKLIQWCKDNYDILKNHNLYGTGTTSRLIADKAGLCIKGYNSGPLGGDQQIGAKIVEGVIDFIVFFSDPLTAQPHDPDVKALMRIAQVYDIPMAVNKATADFMIKSIYMDTEYDHEVINFNKNVEDRAESM, encoded by the coding sequence ATGATAACAAACGAATATGTAACATTTACAATTGGAAAGAAAAAGAATATTGCCCTGATTGCCCATGACAATGAAAAGCCAAAGCTTATCCAATGGTGTAAGGATAACTACGATATTTTAAAAAATCATAATTTATACGGAACAGGTACAACGTCCAGATTGATTGCAGACAAAGCAGGACTTTGTATCAAAGGCTATAACAGCGGTCCTCTAGGCGGGGACCAGCAGATTGGCGCTAAAATTGTAGAAGGAGTCATTGATTTTATTGTATTTTTCTCTGATCCTTTGACAGCACAGCCTCATGACCCCGATGTAAAAGCGCTGATGCGTATTGCACAGGTGTATGATATTCCTATGGCGGTGAATAAAGCCACAGCGGATTTTATGATTAAATCCATTTATATGGATACAGAATATGACCACGAAGTGATTAATTTTAATAAGAATGTAGAAGACAGAGCAGAGTCTATGTAA
- a CDS encoding phosphatase PAP2 family protein has product MEFLKKYKHTLIIPIYGIFYMLAFGYVEQRKVPINIIHMKIDDYIPFCEYFIIPYLLWFAYVAVTVFYFAFINKNKQEYWQFILTLGIGMTLFIVVSLIYPNGQNLRPELTGDGIFIQLVQYLYTIDTPTNILPSIHVFNSIACCIAVFHHKPFQKRKVLLTGTAVLTTLIVLATVFLKQHTLVDVIAAAALNLVCYQLLYKPRAVHAEKPARV; this is encoded by the coding sequence TTGGAATTCCTGAAAAAATATAAGCATACCTTGATTATTCCGATTTACGGTATTTTCTACATGCTTGCTTTCGGATACGTAGAACAGCGGAAAGTTCCCATTAATATTATTCACATGAAAATCGATGATTATATTCCCTTTTGTGAATACTTTATTATTCCCTATCTTCTATGGTTTGCATACGTTGCCGTAACTGTATTTTATTTTGCTTTTATCAATAAAAACAAGCAGGAATACTGGCAGTTTATTTTAACATTGGGAATAGGAATGACTCTATTTATTGTAGTTTCTCTTATTTATCCCAACGGACAAAATTTAAGGCCTGAATTAACAGGAGACGGTATTTTTATTCAACTGGTACAGTATCTTTATACGATTGATACACCAACCAATATTTTGCCCAGCATTCATGTATTTAACTCCATCGCATGCTGTATTGCAGTTTTTCATCACAAGCCTTTCCAAAAACGAAAGGTGCTGCTTACCGGCACTGCTGTTTTAACTACATTGATTGTTCTGGCAACTGTATTCTTAAAACAACATACTCTTGTAGATGTCATCGCTGCCGCAGCGCTTAACCTTGTATGTTATCAGCTTCTCTATAAGCCCAGAGCTGTACATGCAGAAAAGCCGGCAAGAGTATAA
- a CDS encoding diacylglycerol/lipid kinase family protein, with amino-acid sequence MYYFIINPHSKSGYGMSIWKRAEAILKEREVSYEARFTEYTGHAKKLAEQIANLSRPCTLGVLGGDGTLNEVINGLAETDFSHITLGYLPTGSGNDFARALNLSCDVEKCMDAILSPSQCTAVDIGLARTQESSRYFLVSSGIGYDADICRKVMVSPLKKAMNKIHLGKLTYVLIALKLLILYKACPVSVRMDKKETASLSKFFFITGMNMPYEGGGVKFCPKADFQDNLLDICMVGNLSKLKILALFPTAFVGKHGRFQGVTLTSCKRIDISSKSPLPIHCDGESLGVADHLTLQSAGKQINVILK; translated from the coding sequence ATGTATTACTTTATTATAAATCCTCACTCAAAATCCGGATATGGCATGTCTATCTGGAAAAGGGCTGAGGCGATTTTGAAGGAACGGGAAGTTTCTTATGAAGCCCGTTTCACTGAATATACAGGACATGCTAAAAAGCTTGCCGAACAAATTGCCAATCTCTCCCGCCCCTGTACTTTAGGTGTATTAGGCGGTGACGGAACCTTAAATGAGGTAATAAACGGTTTGGCCGAAACAGACTTTTCCCACATTACGCTGGGTTATCTTCCCACCGGCTCCGGCAATGATTTTGCAAGAGCTTTAAATCTCTCTTGCGATGTAGAAAAATGTATGGATGCTATTTTGTCTCCGTCCCAGTGTACTGCTGTGGACATAGGTCTTGCCCGTACCCAGGAAAGCTCCCGCTATTTTCTTGTAAGCAGCGGCATTGGCTACGATGCAGATATCTGCCGTAAGGTAATGGTTTCCCCTTTAAAAAAAGCAATGAATAAAATACATCTGGGAAAACTGACTTACGTTTTGATTGCATTAAAGCTTTTAATCCTATATAAAGCATGCCCTGTCTCTGTTCGTATGGACAAGAAAGAAACGGCCTCCTTATCTAAATTTTTCTTCATCACAGGAATGAACATGCCTTATGAAGGGGGCGGTGTAAAATTTTGTCCAAAGGCAGACTTTCAAGATAATCTGCTGGATATCTGTATGGTTGGAAATTTATCAAAGCTGAAAATACTGGCTCTTTTCCCCACTGCCTTTGTGGGAAAACACGGACGTTTTCAAGGTGTTACGCTCACAAGCTGCAAACGAATTGATATTTCCAGCAAATCCCCTCTCCCCATTCATTGTGACGGAGAGTCGCTGGGAGTGGCAGACCATTTAACCTTGCAGTCTGCCGGAAAACAGATTAACGTTATTCTCAAATAA
- a CDS encoding glycerophosphodiester phosphodiesterase family protein, producing MEKILMIFVLLLCIYILGTLPRFTRKKETKTFCHCLFAHRGLFTPDQRIPENSMRAFQEAVRHGYGIELDIQRTKDNQIVVFHDHTLSRMCGIDLPVCELTYKELQKLTLMNSTEKIPLFQDVLDLVNGQVPLLIEIKLPTVKTLTCRLADELLQNYSGKYCIESFNPLALRWYKKNRKEIIRGQLSANLTRPVAEGGYFLSFLVKYLLLNFLGKPDFISYCYKDRYNISFLLQKYIYKTPVFAWTVRSSMVFKKQKDCFDSIIFDSFIPAKEC from the coding sequence ATGGAAAAAATACTAATGATTTTTGTGCTTCTGCTGTGTATTTATATTTTAGGAACCTTGCCCCGCTTTACCAGAAAGAAAGAAACCAAGACATTTTGTCACTGTCTGTTTGCGCACAGAGGACTGTTTACCCCTGACCAGCGCATCCCCGAAAATTCTATGAGAGCTTTTCAGGAGGCAGTACGGCATGGGTACGGCATTGAGCTTGATATTCAAAGAACAAAGGATAATCAAATTGTTGTTTTTCATGACCATACCTTATCACGGATGTGCGGTATTGACCTTCCCGTATGCGAACTCACTTACAAGGAACTGCAAAAGCTTACGCTTATGAATTCTACGGAAAAAATTCCTCTTTTTCAGGACGTTTTAGACCTTGTAAACGGACAGGTTCCTTTATTGATAGAAATTAAACTTCCCACTGTGAAAACCCTTACCTGCCGTCTGGCTGATGAACTGCTGCAAAATTATTCCGGCAAATATTGTATTGAGTCCTTTAATCCTCTTGCTCTGCGCTGGTACAAGAAAAACCGCAAGGAAATTATCAGAGGACAGCTCTCTGCCAATTTAACAAGACCGGTTGCCGAGGGCGGATATTTTTTGAGCTTTCTTGTAAAATATCTTTTGCTGAACTTTTTAGGAAAACCTGATTTTATTTCTTACTGTTATAAAGACCGATATAATATCAGCTTTCTTTTGCAGAAATATATTTACAAAACCCCTGTTTTTGCGTGGACGGTACGTTCTTCTATGGTCTTTAAAAAGCAAAAAGACTGTTTTGACTCCATTATTTTTGACAGCTTTATCCCTGCAAAAGAATGTTAA